A DNA window from Streptomyces sp. CA-278952 contains the following coding sequences:
- the rplB gene encoding 50S ribosomal protein L2 — MGIRKYKPTTPGRRGSSVADFVEITRSTPEKSLVRPLHSKGGRNNTGRITVRHQGGGHKRAYRVIDFRRHDKDGVPAKVAHIEYDPNRTARIALLHYADGEKRYIVAPRGLAQGDRVENGPAADIKPGNNLALRNIPVGTTIHAIELRPGGGAKFARSAGASVQLLAKEGTMAHLRMPSGEIRLVDARCRATIGEVGNAEQSNINWGKAGRMRWKGVRPSVRGVAMNPVDHPHGGGEGKTSGGRHPVSPWGQKEGRTRSPKKASSKYIVRRRKTNKKR, encoded by the coding sequence ATGGGTATCCGCAAGTACAAGCCGACGACCCCGGGCCGTCGTGGCTCCAGCGTCGCCGACTTTGTCGAGATCACGCGGTCCACGCCGGAGAAGTCGCTGGTCCGCCCCCTGCACAGCAAGGGCGGCCGTAACAACACCGGCCGGATCACCGTTCGCCACCAGGGTGGCGGACACAAGCGCGCCTACCGCGTGATCGACTTCCGTCGTCACGACAAGGACGGCGTGCCGGCCAAGGTCGCGCACATCGAGTACGACCCGAACCGCACCGCGCGCATCGCGCTGCTCCACTACGCGGACGGCGAGAAGCGTTACATCGTCGCCCCGCGTGGCCTGGCGCAGGGTGACCGCGTCGAGAACGGTCCGGCCGCAGACATCAAGCCGGGCAACAACCTGGCGCTGCGCAACATCCCGGTCGGTACGACCATCCACGCCATCGAGCTGCGGCCCGGCGGCGGCGCGAAGTTCGCCCGTTCCGCGGGTGCCTCCGTGCAGCTGCTGGCGAAGGAGGGCACCATGGCCCACCTTCGTATGCCGTCCGGTGAGATCCGGCTGGTCGACGCCCGCTGCCGCGCCACGATCGGTGAGGTCGGCAACGCCGAGCAGTCGAACATCAACTGGGGCAAGGCCGGCCGTATGCGCTGGAAGGGCGTTCGTCCTTCCGTCCGCGGTGTCGCGATGAACCCGGTTGACCACCCGCACGGTGGTGGTGAAGGCAAGACCTCCGGTGGTCGTCACCCGGTCTCGCCGTGGGGTCAGAAGGAGGGTCGTACTCGCTCGCCGAAGAAGGCTTCGAGCAAGTACATCGTCCGCCGCCGCAAGACGAACAAGAAGCGCTAG
- the rplW gene encoding 50S ribosomal protein L23: protein MSEATVTSKTYSDPRDVLVKPVVSEKSYALLDENKYTFIVAPGSNKTQIKQAVEAVFSVKVTGVNTINRQGKRKRTKTGFGKRSDTKRAIVTLAEGDRIDIFGGPTS, encoded by the coding sequence ATGAGCGAGGCGACCGTTACCAGCAAGACGTACTCGGACCCGCGTGACGTTCTCGTCAAGCCCGTGGTCTCCGAGAAGAGCTACGCGTTGCTCGACGAGAACAAGTACACGTTCATCGTCGCGCCCGGCTCCAACAAGACCCAGATCAAGCAGGCTGTGGAAGCGGTCTTCTCGGTCAAGGTCACCGGGGTCAACACGATCAACCGGCAGGGTAAGCGCAAGCGCACCAAGACCGGTTTCGGCAAGCGCTCCGACACGAAGCGCGCCATCGTGACCCTCGCTGAGGGCGACCGAATCGACATCTTCGGCGGCCCGACCTCCTAG
- the rplD gene encoding 50S ribosomal protein L4, which yields MSTIDILSPAGDKAGTVDLPAEIFDAKTSVPLIHQVVVAQLAAARQGTHKTKRRGEVRGGGRKPYRQKGTGRARQGSTRAPQFAGGGVVHGPQPRDYSQRTPKKMKAAALRGALSDRARHSRIHVVTGVVEGGISTKAAKTLLGKISERQNLLLVVDRADEAAWLSARNLPQVHILEPGQLNTYDVIVSDDVVFTQAAFESFVSGPQTAETEGSDA from the coding sequence ATGAGCACCATTGACATCCTTTCGCCGGCAGGCGACAAGGCCGGTACCGTCGACCTCCCTGCGGAGATCTTCGACGCCAAGACCAGCGTTCCGCTGATCCACCAGGTCGTTGTCGCTCAGCTGGCAGCTGCCCGTCAGGGCACGCACAAGACCAAGCGTCGCGGTGAAGTCCGTGGCGGTGGCCGCAAGCCGTACCGCCAGAAGGGCACCGGCCGCGCCCGTCAGGGTTCGACCCGCGCCCCGCAGTTCGCCGGTGGTGGCGTCGTCCACGGCCCGCAGCCGCGTGACTACTCGCAGCGGACCCCGAAGAAGATGAAGGCCGCCGCTCTGCGCGGTGCCCTCTCGGACCGGGCGCGTCACTCCCGTATCCACGTCGTCACCGGCGTGGTCGAGGGTGGAATCTCCACGAAGGCCGCCAAGACGCTGCTCGGCAAGATCTCGGAGCGCCAGAACCTGCTCCTGGTCGTCGACCGCGCCGACGAGGCCGCGTGGCTGTCCGCACGCAACCTGCCCCAGGTGCACATCCTGGAGCCGGGCCAGCTGAACACGTACGACGTGATCGTCTCTGACGACGTGGTCTTCACCCAGGCCGCTTTCGAGTCCTTCGTGTCTGGCCCCCAGACCGCTGAGACCGAAGGGAGCGACGCCTGA
- the rplC gene encoding 50S ribosomal protein L3, with amino-acid sequence MSKNIKGVLGEKLGMTQVWDENNRVVPVTVVKAGPCVVTQVRTNDSDGYEAVQIAFGEIDPRKVNKPLKGHFAKADVTPRRHLVELRTPDASEYTLGQEVTAEVFESGVKVDVTGKSKGKGFAGVMKRHNFKGLGAGHGVQRKHRSPGSIGGCATPGRVFKGMRMAGRMGNERVTTQNLTIHAVDAEKGLLLIKGAVPGPNGGLVLVRTAAKGA; translated from the coding sequence ATGAGCAAGAACATCAAGGGCGTCCTGGGCGAGAAGCTCGGCATGACCCAGGTCTGGGACGAGAACAACCGGGTTGTCCCGGTGACCGTCGTCAAGGCCGGGCCGTGCGTCGTGACGCAGGTTCGCACCAACGACAGCGACGGCTACGAAGCGGTCCAGATCGCCTTCGGCGAGATCGACCCGCGCAAGGTGAACAAGCCCCTCAAGGGTCACTTCGCCAAGGCCGACGTCACCCCGCGCCGCCACCTGGTGGAGCTCCGCACCCCTGACGCCAGCGAGTACACGCTGGGCCAGGAGGTCACTGCCGAGGTGTTCGAGTCCGGCGTCAAGGTCGACGTCACGGGCAAGAGCAAGGGCAAGGGCTTCGCCGGTGTCATGAAGCGTCACAACTTCAAGGGCCTCGGCGCCGGCCACGGCGTCCAGCGTAAGCACCGTTCCCCCGGTTCGATCGGTGGCTGCGCCACCCCTGGGCGTGTCTTCAAGGGCATGCGCATGGCGGGCCGTATGGGTAACGAGCGCGTCACCACCCAGAACCTGACCATCCACGCGGTTGACGCGGAGAAGGGTCTGCTCCTCATCAAGGGCGCGGTCCCCGGTCCGAACGGCGGCCTCGTCCTGGTCCGTACCGCGGCCAAGGGGGCTTGA
- the rpsJ gene encoding 30S ribosomal protein S10: protein MAGQKIRIRLKAYDHEVIDSSAKKIVETVTRTGASVAGPVPLPTEKNVYCVIKSPHKYKDSREHFEMRTHKRLIDILDPTPKTVDSLMRLDLPAGVDIEIKL from the coding sequence ATGGCGGGACAGAAGATCCGCATCCGGCTCAAGGCCTACGACCACGAGGTCATCGACTCCTCGGCGAAGAAGATCGTCGAGACGGTGACCCGCACTGGTGCGTCGGTCGCGGGCCCGGTGCCGCTGCCCACTGAGAAGAACGTGTACTGCGTCATCAAGTCGCCGCACAAGTACAAGGACTCTCGCGAGCACTTCGAGATGCGCACCCACAAGCGCCTCATCGACATCCTCGACCCCACGCCGAAGACGGTTGACTCGCTGATGCGCCTCGACCTTCCGGCGGGCGTCGACATCGAGATCAAGCTCTGA
- a CDS encoding PIG-L family deacetylase, whose protein sequence is MPRRALLLAATATAATAGCAVPAPRRHGPVPDPAPGLALASGRRALLMQVLAHPDDDLYLMNPDTREALDSGTPVVCVYLTAGDADGLNKVPRAPRPKPDHAAYVSARQQGLRQAYAELLGLDRFTPWQRSVLTLRGGHRAERDVLADGARRVELVFLNTAMHTGRGRLGLPGLWEDRRLVLRTVVADDSPLQKAGSYTYESLIDVLAGLLEEYRPTVVHTLDPDPDLRTSSEYERLRDSEQRGYSDHADHTPAGCFAWAALIRWVAETTGRGEPVPGFAVAAFRGYYNHHWPKNLPPEVLERKAAHLVPYGGAPDWECGHPSGCGDYNIGGDRPLASRKGWVRSTHHRYPGPRAQVASGTDGRLTVYGVLGLRAVRWRESTPGSGVLGVPDDLGGGPLAPVLGSAATADGRHLLFGLRFAALAGHGSDNDREIVLLEQRSPGGPFRAWRGLGNPATGSDHGRRVGVPVAVTAPDGRVHLFVRNAEKGLSTRVREAATGRWSGWRDLGGGEVQDGLTAVLDAAGRVHVYAAGHHAVHHWTQDAPDTDVTARTQLSDSPIPAHAPGALPAPDGSVELYYRPAARERLVAVRADRAPAPRFGGYGPVTAAASPSGPVLLGRSAAGRIQLRTAGGTSVRSRGPVALDGVALHLGAAGGRPAVVGFGPDAAPWVWRP, encoded by the coding sequence ATGCCCCGGCGCGCCCTCCTCCTCGCGGCCACCGCGACCGCCGCCACCGCCGGATGCGCCGTACCGGCTCCACGGCGGCACGGTCCGGTGCCGGACCCGGCCCCCGGACTGGCCCTGGCGAGCGGCCGGCGGGCGCTGCTGATGCAGGTGCTGGCCCACCCCGACGACGACCTGTACCTGATGAACCCGGACACCCGCGAGGCCCTCGACTCCGGGACCCCCGTGGTCTGCGTCTACCTCACCGCGGGCGACGCCGACGGGCTCAACAAGGTCCCCAGGGCCCCGCGGCCGAAACCCGACCACGCCGCGTACGTCTCCGCCCGGCAGCAGGGCCTGCGCCAGGCCTACGCCGAGCTGCTCGGGCTCGACCGGTTCACCCCGTGGCAGAGGTCGGTGCTCACCCTGCGCGGCGGCCACCGGGCCGAGCGGGACGTCCTGGCCGACGGGGCCCGCCGGGTCGAGCTGGTCTTCCTCAACACCGCGATGCACACCGGGCGCGGTCGCCTCGGACTGCCCGGCCTCTGGGAGGACCGGCGGCTCGTGCTGCGTACCGTCGTCGCCGACGACTCCCCTCTGCAGAAGGCCGGTTCGTATACGTACGAATCCCTGATCGACGTCCTCGCCGGGTTGCTGGAGGAGTACCGGCCGACTGTCGTGCACACCCTCGACCCGGACCCCGACCTCCGGACCAGCAGCGAGTACGAACGCCTCCGGGACAGTGAGCAGCGCGGGTACTCCGACCACGCGGACCACACCCCGGCCGGGTGCTTCGCCTGGGCGGCCCTGATCCGCTGGGTGGCGGAGACGACGGGGCGCGGGGAGCCGGTGCCCGGGTTCGCCGTCGCGGCGTTCCGGGGGTACTACAACCACCACTGGCCCAAGAACCTGCCGCCGGAGGTGCTGGAGCGCAAGGCCGCCCACCTCGTCCCGTACGGCGGCGCGCCCGACTGGGAGTGCGGCCACCCGTCGGGCTGCGGCGACTACAACATCGGCGGCGACCGGCCACTGGCCAGCCGCAAGGGCTGGGTGCGCTCCACCCACCACCGCTACCCGGGCCCCAGGGCTCAGGTCGCCTCCGGGACCGACGGCCGGCTCACCGTCTACGGGGTGCTGGGGTTGCGCGCCGTCCGGTGGCGGGAGAGCACGCCCGGCAGCGGAGTCCTGGGCGTGCCGGACGACCTCGGCGGCGGTCCGCTCGCCCCGGTGCTGGGCTCGGCGGCGACGGCGGACGGACGGCACCTGTTGTTCGGGCTGCGGTTCGCGGCGCTCGCCGGGCACGGTTCGGACAACGACCGCGAGATCGTGCTGCTGGAGCAGCGCTCGCCGGGCGGCCCCTTCCGTGCCTGGCGGGGGCTGGGCAACCCGGCCACCGGCAGCGACCACGGACGCCGCGTCGGCGTGCCCGTCGCGGTGACCGCTCCGGACGGCCGCGTCCACCTCTTCGTACGGAACGCGGAGAAGGGACTGAGCACCCGGGTCCGAGAGGCGGCCACCGGACGCTGGAGCGGGTGGCGGGACCTCGGCGGTGGCGAGGTGCAGGACGGGCTGACGGCGGTCCTGGACGCGGCCGGGCGCGTCCACGTGTACGCGGCCGGGCACCATGCCGTGCACCACTGGACCCAGGACGCCCCGGACACGGACGTCACCGCCCGTACCCAGCTCAGCGACTCCCCCATTCCCGCACACGCGCCCGGCGCACTCCCGGCGCCCGACGGGTCCGTGGAGCTGTACTACCGGCCTGCCGCGCGGGAGCGGCTCGTCGCCGTGCGGGCCGACCGCGCACCCGCGCCCCGCTTCGGCGGGTACGGTCCGGTGACCGCCGCCGCCTCACCGAGCGGCCCGGTCCTGCTCGGCCGTTCCGCGGCGGGCCGGATCCAGCTGCGTACAGCCGGGGGCACCTCCGTACGATCCCGGGGGCCGGTCGCCCTGGACGGCGTCGCCCTGCACCTCGGCGCGGCGGGCGGACGGCCCGCCGTCGTGGGGTTCGGGCCGGACGCGGCGCCCTGGGTGTGGCGTCCGTAG
- a CDS encoding S1 family peptidase encodes MRISRLVPAAAAAAACVLALFAPSASAAPEAPLQDAPPPTTQIIGGGYAQNAPWAARLFSNGRETCSATIIAPTWILTAKHCVTGGGLSFRIGSLDQHSGGVVANGAQTYTHSSDLALVRLDRSVQATYSRLGQPGSVRVGQGVQVWGWGATSQCGSEANCQSRYLKVANVTVTGGCGDAYGGSAICARRGNGITAGGDSGGPMTANGIQVGVASTSDRQTTTAYTNVTAYRSWIQSIAGV; translated from the coding sequence ATGCGTATATCCAGGCTCGTGCCCGCTGCCGCCGCCGCAGCGGCCTGTGTCCTCGCCCTCTTCGCACCGTCCGCCTCGGCCGCTCCCGAGGCCCCGCTCCAGGACGCCCCGCCCCCGACCACCCAGATCATCGGCGGCGGCTACGCCCAGAACGCGCCCTGGGCCGCCCGCCTCTTCTCGAACGGCAGGGAGACCTGTTCGGCGACGATCATCGCGCCGACCTGGATCCTCACCGCCAAGCACTGCGTCACCGGCGGCGGCCTGTCGTTCCGCATCGGCAGCCTCGACCAGCACAGCGGCGGTGTGGTCGCGAACGGCGCCCAGACCTACACCCACAGCTCGGACCTGGCCCTCGTCCGGCTGGACCGCTCGGTGCAGGCCACCTACTCCCGCCTCGGCCAGCCCGGCTCGGTGCGGGTCGGGCAGGGCGTGCAGGTCTGGGGCTGGGGCGCCACCTCGCAGTGCGGCTCCGAGGCCAACTGCCAGTCCCGCTACCTGAAGGTCGCCAACGTGACGGTCACCGGCGGCTGCGGTGACGCGTACGGCGGCTCGGCGATCTGCGCCCGCCGAGGCAACGGCATCACCGCCGGCGGCGACTCCGGCGGCCCGATGACGGCGAACGGCATCCAGGTCGGCGTCGCCTCCACCAGCGACCGGCAGACCACGACCGCGTACACGAACGTCACCGCGTACCGGTCCTGGATCCAGTCGATCGCGGGCGTCTGA
- the tuf gene encoding elongation factor Tu, translating to MAKAKFERTKPHVNIGTIGHIDHGKTTLTAAITKVLHDAYPDLNEASAFDQIDKAPEERQRGITISIAHVEYQTESRHYAHVDCPGHADYIKNMITGAAQMDGAILVVAATDGPMPQTKEHVLLARQVGVPYIVVALNKADMVDDEEILELVELEVRELLSEYEFPGDDLPVVKVSALKALEGDKEWGQTVLDLMKAVDESIPQPERDVEKPFLMPIEDVFTITGRGTVVTGRIERGVLKVNETVDIVGIKTEKTTTTVTGIEMFRKLLDEGQAGENVGLLLRGIKREDVERGQVIIKPGSVTPHTEFQAQSYILSKDEGGRHTPFFNNYRPQFYFRTTDVTGVVTLPEGTEMVMPGDNTLMDVSLIQPVAMEEGLKFAIREGGRTVGAGQVTKIIK from the coding sequence GTGGCGAAGGCAAAGTTCGAGCGGACTAAGCCGCACGTCAACATCGGCACCATCGGTCACATCGACCACGGTAAGACGACCCTCACGGCCGCCATTACCAAGGTGCTGCACGACGCGTACCCGGACCTGAACGAGGCCTCGGCCTTTGACCAGATCGACAAGGCTCCCGAAGAGCGCCAGCGCGGTATCACCATCTCCATCGCGCACGTCGAGTACCAGACGGAGTCGCGTCACTACGCGCACGTCGACTGCCCCGGTCACGCGGACTACATCAAGAACATGATCACGGGTGCCGCGCAGATGGACGGCGCCATCCTCGTGGTCGCGGCCACCGACGGCCCGATGCCGCAGACGAAGGAGCACGTCCTCCTGGCCCGCCAGGTCGGCGTCCCCTACATCGTCGTCGCGCTGAACAAGGCCGACATGGTGGACGACGAGGAGATCCTGGAGCTCGTCGAGCTCGAGGTCCGTGAGCTCCTCTCCGAGTACGAGTTCCCGGGCGACGACCTTCCGGTCGTCAAGGTCTCGGCGCTCAAGGCTCTTGAGGGCGACAAGGAGTGGGGCCAGACCGTCCTCGACCTGATGAAGGCCGTCGACGAGTCCATCCCGCAGCCCGAGCGTGACGTCGAGAAGCCGTTCCTCATGCCGATCGAGGACGTCTTCACGATCACCGGTCGCGGTACGGTCGTCACCGGCCGCATCGAGCGTGGTGTCCTGAAGGTCAACGAGACCGTCGACATCGTCGGTATCAAGACCGAGAAGACCACCACCACGGTCACCGGCATCGAGATGTTCCGCAAGCTGCTCGACGAGGGCCAGGCCGGTGAGAACGTCGGTCTGCTCCTCCGTGGCATCAAGCGCGAGGACGTCGAGCGCGGCCAGGTCATCATCAAGCCCGGCTCGGTCACGCCGCACACCGAGTTCCAGGCGCAGTCCTACATCCTGTCGAAGGACGAGGGTGGCCGTCACACCCCGTTCTTCAACAACTACCGCCCGCAGTTCTACTTCCGTACCACGGACGTGACGGGCGTTGTGACCCTTCCCGAGGGCACCGAGATGGTCATGCCGGGTGACAACACCCTCATGGACGTCTCGCTGATCCAGCCCGTCGCCATGGAAGAGGGCCTGAAGTTCGCCATCCGTGAGGGTGGCCGGACCGTGGGCGCCGGCCAGGTCACCAAGATCATCAAGTAG
- the fusA gene encoding elongation factor G, whose protein sequence is MATTSLDLAKVRNIGIMAHIDAGKTTTTERILFYTGVSYKIGEVHDGAATMDWMEQEQERGITITSAATTCHWPLNDVDHTINIIDTPGHVDFTVEVERSLRVLDGAVTVFDGVAGVEPQSETVWRQADRYGVPRICFVNKLDRTGADFFRCVQMIVDRLGATPIVMQLPIGAEADFTGVVDLVSMKAFVYPEEAAKGEMYNTVEIPDNLKESAAEWRGKLLEAVAENDDDMMELYLEGTEPTEEQLHEAIRRITLASKGTADSVTVTPVFCGTAFKNKGVQPLLDAVVRYLPSPLDVEAIEGHDVKDPEKVIQRKPSDDEPFSGLAFKIASDPHLGKLTFVRIYSGRLEAGTAVLNSVKGKKERIGKIYRMHANKREEIASVGAGDIIAVMGLKQTTTGETLCDDKNPVILESMDFPAPVIQVAIEPKSKGDQEKLGVAIQRLSEEDPSFQVHSDEETGQTIIGGMGELHLEVLVDRMKREFRVEANVGKPQVAYRETIRKAVERIDFTHKKQTGGTGQFAKVQIALEPIEGGDASYEFVNKVTGGRIPREYIPSVDAGAQEAMQFGILAGYEMVGVRVTLLDGGYHEVDSSELAFKIAGSQAFKEGARKASPVLLEPMMAVEVTTPEDYMGDVIGDLNSRRGQIQAMEERSGARVVKGLVPLSEMFGYVGDLRSKTSGRASYSMQFDSYAEVPRNVAEEIIAKAKGE, encoded by the coding sequence ATGGCCACCACTTCGCTTGACCTGGCCAAGGTCCGCAACATTGGGATCATGGCCCACATCGACGCGGGGAAGACGACCACCACTGAGCGGATCCTCTTCTACACCGGTGTGAGCTACAAGATCGGTGAAGTCCACGACGGCGCTGCCACGATGGACTGGATGGAGCAGGAGCAGGAGCGCGGCATCACGATCACGTCTGCCGCGACGACCTGCCACTGGCCGCTCAACGATGTTGACCACACCATCAACATCATCGACACCCCGGGTCACGTCGACTTCACCGTCGAGGTGGAGCGTTCGCTCCGCGTCCTCGACGGCGCCGTCACCGTGTTCGACGGTGTGGCCGGCGTCGAGCCGCAGTCCGAGACCGTCTGGCGTCAGGCGGACCGCTACGGCGTGCCGCGTATCTGCTTCGTCAACAAGCTCGACCGCACCGGTGCCGACTTCTTCCGTTGCGTCCAGATGATCGTGGACCGCCTCGGCGCGACCCCGATCGTCATGCAGCTCCCCATTGGCGCCGAAGCGGACTTCACCGGCGTCGTCGACCTCGTGTCGATGAAGGCCTTCGTGTACCCCGAAGAGGCCGCCAAGGGCGAGATGTACAACACCGTCGAGATCCCGGACAACCTCAAGGAGTCGGCCGCCGAGTGGCGCGGCAAGCTCCTGGAGGCCGTGGCCGAGAACGACGACGACATGATGGAGCTGTACCTGGAGGGCACCGAGCCCACCGAGGAGCAGCTGCACGAGGCGATCCGTCGCATCACGCTGGCGTCGAAGGGCACCGCCGACTCCGTCACCGTCACCCCGGTGTTCTGTGGCACCGCGTTCAAGAACAAGGGCGTCCAGCCCCTGCTCGACGCGGTCGTGCGCTACCTGCCTTCCCCCCTGGACGTCGAGGCCATCGAGGGCCACGACGTGAAGGACCCGGAGAAGGTCATCCAGCGCAAGCCCTCGGACGACGAGCCGTTCTCCGGCCTGGCGTTCAAGATCGCGAGCGACCCGCACCTGGGCAAGCTCACCTTCGTCCGGATCTACTCCGGTCGCCTGGAGGCCGGCACCGCGGTGCTGAACTCCGTCAAGGGCAAGAAGGAGCGCATCGGCAAGATCTACCGCATGCACGCGAACAAGCGTGAGGAGATCGCATCGGTGGGCGCCGGCGACATCATCGCCGTCATGGGTCTCAAGCAGACCACCACCGGTGAGACGCTGTGCGACGACAAGAACCCGGTCATCCTGGAGTCCATGGACTTCCCGGCGCCGGTCATTCAGGTCGCCATCGAGCCGAAGTCCAAGGGCGACCAGGAGAAGCTGGGTGTCGCCATCCAGCGCCTCTCGGAGGAGGACCCCTCCTTCCAGGTGCACTCCGACGAGGAGACCGGCCAGACCATCATCGGTGGTATGGGCGAGCTTCACCTCGAGGTGCTCGTCGACCGCATGAAGCGCGAGTTCCGCGTCGAGGCGAACGTCGGCAAGCCCCAGGTCGCGTACCGCGAGACGATCCGCAAGGCCGTCGAGCGCATCGACTTCACGCACAAGAAGCAGACTGGTGGTACCGGCCAGTTCGCGAAGGTGCAGATCGCCCTCGAGCCCATCGAGGGTGGCGACGCCTCCTACGAGTTCGTCAACAAGGTCACCGGTGGCCGCATCCCCCGTGAGTACATTCCCTCGGTGGACGCGGGTGCTCAGGAAGCCATGCAGTTCGGCATCCTGGCCGGTTACGAGATGGTCGGCGTCCGCGTCACCCTTCTCGACGGTGGTTACCACGAGGTCGACTCCTCGGAGCTCGCCTTCAAGATCGCCGGTTCGCAGGCGTTCAAGGAGGGTGCCCGCAAGGCCTCTCCCGTGCTCCTCGAGCCGATGATGGCCGTCGAGGTCACCACGCCCGAGGACTACATGGGCGATGTCATCGGCGACCTCAACTCCCGCCGTGGCCAGATTCAGGCCATGGAGGAGCGCAGCGGCGCTCGCGTCGTGAAGGGCCTCGTGCCCCTCTCGGAGATGTTCGGCTACGTCGGAGACCTCCGCAGCAAGACCTCGGGTCGCGCAAGCTACTCGATGCAGTTCGACTCCTACGCCGAGGTTCCGCGGAACGTCGCCGAGGAGATCATCGCGAAGGCCAAGGGCGAGTAA
- the rpsG gene encoding 30S ribosomal protein S7: MPRKGPAPKRPVIIDPVYSSPLVTSLINKILLDGKRSTAERIVYGAMEGLREKTGNDPVITLKRALENVKPSLEVKSRRVGGATYQVPIEVKPGRASTLALRWLVGYSRARREKTMTERLMNELLDASNGLGAAVKKREDTHKMAESNKAFAHYRW, translated from the coding sequence ATGCCTCGTAAGGGCCCCGCCCCGAAGCGCCCGGTCATCATCGACCCGGTCTACAGCTCTCCTCTTGTCACCTCGCTGATCAACAAGATCCTCCTCGACGGCAAGCGTTCCACCGCCGAGCGGATCGTGTACGGCGCCATGGAAGGCCTCCGCGAGAAGACCGGCAACGACCCGGTCATCACGCTGAAGCGCGCGCTTGAGAACGTCAAGCCCTCGCTCGAGGTCAAGTCCCGCCGTGTCGGTGGCGCCACCTACCAGGTGCCGATCGAGGTCAAGCCCGGTCGCGCCTCCACCCTCGCTCTGCGCTGGCTCGTCGGTTACTCCCGCGCCCGCCGCGAGAAGACCATGACCGAGCGCCTCATGAACGAACTGCTCGACGCCTCCAACGGCCTCGGCGCAGCGGTCAAGAAGCGCGAGGACACCCACAAGATGGCCGAGTCCAACAAGGCCTTCGCGCACTACCGCTGGTAG
- the rpsL gene encoding 30S ribosomal protein S12, with amino-acid sequence MPTIQQLVRKGRQDKVEKNKTPALEGSPQRRGVCTRVFTTTPKKPNSALRKVARVRLTSGIEVTAYIPGEGHNLQEHSIVLVRGGRVKDLPGVRYKIIRGSLDTQGVKNRKQARSRYGAKKEK; translated from the coding sequence GTGCCTACGATCCAGCAGCTGGTCCGGAAGGGCCGGCAGGACAAGGTCGAGAAGAACAAGACGCCCGCGCTCGAGGGTTCGCCCCAGCGGCGTGGCGTCTGCACGCGTGTGTTCACGACCACCCCGAAGAAGCCGAACTCGGCGCTCCGTAAGGTCGCGCGTGTGCGTCTGACCTCCGGCATCGAGGTCACGGCCTACATCCCGGGTGAGGGACACAACCTGCAGGAGCACTCCATCGTGCTCGTGCGTGGTGGCCGTGTGAAGGACCTGCCGGGTGTTCGTTACAAGATCATCCGCGGCTCCCTTGACACCCAGGGTGTCAAGAACCGCAAGCAGGCCCGCAGCCGCTACGGCGCCAAGAAGGAGAAGTAA